A genome region from Cucumis sativus cultivar 9930 chromosome 4, Cucumber_9930_V3, whole genome shotgun sequence includes the following:
- the LOC116403514 gene encoding protein terminal ear1 homolog: MGFSLNPNADPFFYTAPFSSPPMKLQCSPIPRLILGPVPLHANYLVPYLHQHHHPMFSGFFNGIVPPQVALCSPRSDGFCGGGGGGGSISYSQPQRCEGDRKMKWVPTKLHFDVADDNNNSDQVLPFRTQTTTLMIKNIPNQFRQNHLLNILDKHCKWKNASYEKKHSLDSCRRSEYDFVYLPMDFRKYWYDGQISNLGYAFVNFTNPTAASEFREAFHRRRWDVAVSKKVCEIKIAKLQGLKALNNALKDKIFWCHADSYLPVMLEPSSDGYRRYRAMPVGKRMDRPPPGSKKK; the protein is encoded by the exons atGGGTTTTTCTCTAAACCCAAACGCCGATCCCTTTTTTTATACGGCGCCCTTCTCATCACCGCCGATGAAGCTACAGTGTAGCCCTATCCCCAGGCTCATCTTGGGCCCGGTACCGTTGCATGCTAATTACTTGGTCCCCTACCTACACCAACACCATCACCCCATGTTCTCTGGATTCTTCAACGGCATCGTTCCCCCGCAGGTTGCTTTGTGTTCGCCCCGTTCCGATGGTTTttgcggcggcggcggcggcggcggctcTATTTCTTATTCTCAGCCACAACGCTGTGAGGGTGACAGAAAGATGAAATGGGTTCCGACCAAACTTCATTTTGACGTTgctgatgataataataatagcgATCAAGTCTTGCCTTTTCGAACTCAAACTACCACTCTCATGATCAAGAATATTCCCAATCAATTTAG GCAAAATCATTTATTGAATATTCTGGACAAGCATTGCAAGTGGAAGAACGCAAGTTATGAAAAGAAGCATAGTTTGGACAGCTGCCGTCGGTCGGAATACGACTTTGTTTACTTGCCAATGGACTTCCG GAAATATTGGTACGATGGGCAAATATCAAATCTTGGATATGCTTTTGTAAATTTCACAAACCCTACAGCAGCTTCCGAGTTTCGTGAAGCCTTTCATCGCCGACGATGGGATGTTGCAGTCAGCAAAAAAGTCTGCGAAATTAAAATTGCAAAACTTCAG GGTTTGAAGGCTCTGAATAACGCTTTGAAGGACAAAATCTTTTGGTGCCATGCCGATAGCTATCTTCCAGTTATGTTGGAGCCATCAAGCGATGGTTATCGGAGATATCGAGCCATGCCGGTCGGCAAGCGTATGGATCGACCACCACCTGGttcaaagaagaaatga
- the LOC116403284 gene encoding uncharacterized protein LOC116403284 has protein sequence MMDKSWMHKSRLSKDYELGVENFIKFGFSNTTSSYIRCPCLKCGNCEKHSRKGVRDHLYVNGIDESYKIWFWHGEELPNSSFYDESSKFDIHTCEDQYVGSVKEMIEVTHEEYSKNPTGFEKLLIDAEKPLYEGCKKYTKLSTLVKLYNLKVRYGWSDHTSFLELLETLKEILPTTNELPNSLYEAKKTLGALGMEYEKIHACPNNCCLYRKEFSNAIECPECGQSRWKNVKDTNERRKQIPSKVIWYFPIIPRFKRLFRSIECAENLTWHSTERINDCKLRHPAWKLVDMKWPDFGFEPRNLRLALSADGVNPHGDMSSKYSCWPVVMVIYNLPPWLCMKRKYMMLSMLITGPKQPEDDIGIYLAPLIEDLKLLWESGVECYDAYQEEPFNLRSVLLWTINDFSAYGNLSGCCVKGYKACPICGDNTNSIRLKYGKKMTYLGHRRFLARNHPYRRQKKSFHLT, from the coding sequence ATGATGGATAAATCTTGGATGCACAAGAGTAGATTGTCTAAAGATTATGAGTTGGGTGTGGaaaacttcatcaaatttggattttctaaTACAACTAGCTCCTATATTCGTTGTCCTTGTTTGAAATGTGGGAATTGTGAAAAACATAGTAGAAAGGGTGTTAGAGATCACTTGTATGTTAATGGTATTGatgaaagttataaaatttggttttggcATGGGGAAGAACTTCCTAACTCATCCTTCTATGATGaatcttcaaagtttgacATCCATACATGTGAAGATCAGTATGTTGGAAgtgtaaaagaaatgattgaagTTACTCATGAGGAGTATTCAAAAAACCCAACTGGATTTGAGAAGTTGCTTATTGATGCTGAAAAACCATTGTACGAAGGATGCAAAAAGTACACAAAGTTGTCTACTCTAGtcaaattgtataatttaaaagttaggtaTGGATGGAGTGATCATACTAGTTTTTTAGAATTACTTGAAACTTTGAAGGAAATTCTGCCTACTACCAATGAGCTCCCGAATTCATTGTATGAAGCAAAGAAGACATTAGGTGCATTAGGAATGGAATACGAAAAGATTCATGCATGCCCGAATAATTGTTGTCTCTATAGAAAAGAATTTTCTAATGCAATTGAATGTCCTGAATGTGGTCAATCAAGGTGGAAAAACGTCAAGGATACAAATGAAAGGAGAAAGCAAATTCCCTCTAAAGTGATATGGTACTTTCCAATCATTCCACGATTTAAAAGGCTATTCAGAAGCATTGAATGTGCTGAAAACTTGACTTGGCATTCTACTGAAAGAATTAATGATTGTAAGTTACGACATCCAGCATGGAAGTTAGTAGACATGAAATGGCCAGACTTCGGTTTTGAACCCAGAAATCTTCGTTTAGCATTGTCAGCCGATGGAGTAAATCCTCATGGTGACATGAGTTCTAAATACAGTTGTTGGCCGGTAGTGATGGTTATTTACAATCTTCCGCCATGGTTGTGTATGAAAAGAAAGTACATGATGCTATCAATGCTAATTACAGGACCAAAACAACCAGAGGATGACATAGGCATATACTTAGCACCActaattgaagatttaaaacttttatgggAAAGTGGTGTTGAATGTTATGATGCTTATCAAGAAGAACCATTCAACTTAAGGTCAGTTTTGTTGTGGACAATCAATGATTTTTCTGCATATGGTAACCTTAGTGGATGTTGTGTGAAAGGGTATAAAGCATGCCCAATTTGTGGAGATAATACAAATTCTATAAGGTTAAAGTATGGGAAGAAAATGACATACCTTGGACATCGTAGATTTTTGGCGCGAAATCATCCGTATCGACGACAAAAGAAGTCATTCCACTTAACATAG